The following are encoded together in the Bradyrhizobium genosp. L genome:
- a CDS encoding lactonase family protein produces the protein MIGSIRAFAVALPLALVAILAGGGAGMADTYVYVANADSNDINVFRLAPETGEMVPVQTAAFTGVEKPGASTPLAISPDHRILIAGVRSQPYQAVSFAIDPNSGMLKHIGNGPLADSMANIAMDRTGKVLFSASYGGNKVAVNPIQTGGVVGAPSQVIPTGLNAHAILPDPANRFVFATNLGSDQVLSFRFDAARGALTANDPPAIKVLEKSGPRHFVFHPNGRFVYLVHELNGDVAAFSYDGGAGTWQEIQRTTALPSGFSGKPWAADIHLTPDGRFLYASERGSDTIAAFKVDAATGKLTTIGSVPTERQPRGFNIDPSGRYLAAVGELSDGITVYRIDPASGALTRLKSYPVGKKPNWVEFVSLP, from the coding sequence ATGATCGGATCGATACGCGCGTTCGCCGTCGCATTGCCGCTTGCGCTAGTGGCGATCCTGGCCGGAGGTGGAGCGGGAATGGCCGATACGTATGTCTATGTCGCCAACGCCGACAGCAACGACATCAATGTCTTCCGTCTCGCGCCCGAGACCGGCGAGATGGTTCCGGTGCAGACCGCCGCTTTCACCGGCGTCGAGAAGCCCGGCGCGTCGACGCCGCTCGCGATCAGTCCGGACCACCGCATCCTGATCGCCGGCGTGCGCTCGCAACCTTATCAGGCGGTGAGCTTTGCGATCGACCCGAACAGCGGCATGCTCAAGCATATCGGCAACGGACCGCTCGCCGACAGCATGGCGAACATCGCGATGGACCGCACCGGCAAGGTGCTGTTCAGCGCGTCCTATGGCGGTAACAAGGTCGCGGTCAATCCGATCCAGACGGGCGGCGTGGTCGGCGCGCCGAGCCAGGTAATCCCGACCGGACTGAACGCCCATGCCATCCTGCCCGATCCCGCCAATCGCTTCGTGTTCGCCACCAATCTCGGCTCCGATCAGGTGCTGAGCTTCCGCTTCGACGCTGCGCGCGGCGCGCTCACCGCGAACGATCCGCCGGCCATCAAGGTCCTGGAGAAGTCTGGGCCGCGGCACTTCGTGTTTCATCCGAACGGCAGGTTCGTCTATCTGGTCCATGAGCTGAACGGCGACGTCGCCGCCTTCAGCTATGACGGAGGTGCCGGCACATGGCAGGAGATCCAGCGCACCACGGCGCTGCCGTCCGGCTTCAGCGGCAAGCCGTGGGCCGCCGACATCCATCTCACGCCCGATGGGCGGTTCCTCTATGCGTCCGAGCGCGGCTCCGACACGATCGCCGCCTTCAAGGTCGATGCCGCGACCGGGAAGCTGACGACGATCGGAAGCGTGCCGACCGAGCGACAGCCGCGCGGCTTCAACATCGATCCGTCCGGGCGCTATCTCGCCGCGGTCGGCGAACTGTCCGACGGAATAACGGTCTATCGCATCGATCCGGCCAGCGGCGCGCTGACCAGGCTGAAATCCTATCCGGTCGGGAAAAAGCCGAACTGGGTGGAGTTTGTCAGCCTGCCGTGA
- a CDS encoding branched-chain amino acid ABC transporter permease, protein MASFIERHPAWALIAIIAIAVLLWLVFAIWPPGLEAAIGRKRVFLNAVLNGITLGGLYFLVASGFTLIFGLMRNVNLAHGSLYLFGGYIGYAISTWTGSWILSFIVAFIAVAALGVILQLAVFRRMEGQDLRQTMVTIGLSIVFADLMLWVFGGDFYQIQTPSWLIGPVQLPLLTAVKSSGEPVYLQYPLVRLVIFAASVVIGVAMWLALNRTRIGMIVRAGVDDRDILAATGVRIQLVFVLVFALGAGLAGIAGVVGGTFQSLSPGEDTRFLLASLVVVIVGGMGSIPGAALGAVIIGLAEQLGSVYIPTYAIVVTFLIMVLVLAVRPQGLLARR, encoded by the coding sequence ATGGCCTCCTTCATCGAACGCCATCCGGCCTGGGCGCTGATCGCAATCATCGCGATCGCGGTGCTGCTGTGGCTCGTGTTCGCGATCTGGCCGCCGGGGCTGGAAGCCGCGATCGGCCGCAAGCGCGTGTTCCTCAACGCGGTGCTCAACGGCATCACGCTCGGCGGGCTGTATTTCCTGGTGGCGAGCGGCTTCACGCTGATCTTCGGCCTGATGCGCAACGTCAACCTCGCGCACGGCTCGCTCTATCTGTTCGGCGGCTATATCGGCTACGCCATCAGCACCTGGACCGGGTCGTGGATCCTGAGCTTCATCGTCGCCTTCATCGCGGTGGCGGCGCTCGGCGTGATCCTGCAGCTTGCCGTGTTCCGCCGCATGGAGGGCCAGGACCTCAGGCAAACCATGGTGACGATCGGTCTGTCGATCGTGTTCGCCGACCTGATGCTGTGGGTGTTCGGCGGCGACTTCTACCAGATCCAGACCCCTAGCTGGCTGATCGGCCCGGTACAGCTGCCGCTGCTCACGGCGGTGAAATCCTCCGGCGAGCCGGTCTATCTGCAATATCCGCTGGTGCGGCTGGTGATCTTCGCCGCCTCCGTCGTGATCGGCGTCGCGATGTGGCTCGCGCTCAACCGCACCCGGATCGGCATGATCGTGCGCGCCGGCGTCGACGACCGCGACATCCTGGCGGCGACAGGCGTGCGGATCCAGCTCGTCTTCGTGCTGGTGTTCGCGCTCGGCGCTGGATTGGCCGGCATCGCCGGCGTCGTCGGCGGCACCTTCCAGTCGCTGTCGCCAGGCGAGGACACCCGCTTCCTGCTCGCCTCGCTGGTGGTCGTGATCGTCGGCGGCATGGGCTCGATCCCGGGGGCGGCACTCGGCGCCGTCATCATCGGCCTCGCCGAACAGCTCGGCTCGGTCTACATCCCGACCTACGCCATCGTCGTCACCTTCCTGATCATGGTGCTGGTGCTGGCAGTGCGGCCGCAGGGCCTGCTCGCGAGGCGATGA
- a CDS encoding AraC family transcriptional regulator, whose amino-acid sequence MSRALAVFHGRFGRATVYQLNRPFNVHAHREGHLIFHVGGTPAQIDVSEQRWLLKDDTVVAVNPWEPHNFLPADIDHGAIFFVLYVNAEWFAPAGANTQAMRFGRTFFPRTAALDKLIRRTAALVCGAPSLRSLDCELRQLIDSCYEESWQAAAEARATAAVTDFRVRKSIKLMSESPGAEIELDAIAREAGLSRPHFYRLFRTQTGVTPHLYMNTLIMEQALDALVATESPIADIGFDLGFSSQSGFTRFFAANVGMAPTDYRRAAKVLRP is encoded by the coding sequence ATGAGCAGGGCGCTTGCCGTCTTCCACGGCCGGTTCGGCCGCGCGACGGTCTATCAGTTGAACCGTCCCTTCAACGTGCATGCGCACCGCGAAGGGCACCTGATCTTTCATGTCGGCGGTACGCCGGCGCAGATCGACGTCTCCGAGCAGCGCTGGCTGCTCAAGGATGATACCGTGGTCGCGGTCAACCCATGGGAGCCGCACAATTTTCTGCCGGCCGACATCGACCACGGCGCGATCTTCTTCGTGCTCTATGTCAACGCCGAATGGTTCGCGCCCGCCGGCGCCAATACGCAAGCCATGCGGTTCGGCCGCACCTTCTTTCCCCGCACCGCGGCGCTCGACAAATTGATCCGCCGCACCGCAGCGCTGGTGTGCGGCGCGCCATCGCTGCGCAGCCTCGATTGCGAGCTGCGGCAACTGATCGATTCCTGCTACGAGGAGAGCTGGCAGGCGGCAGCCGAGGCGCGGGCGACGGCTGCGGTCACCGATTTCCGGGTCCGCAAGTCGATCAAGCTGATGTCGGAAAGCCCCGGCGCCGAGATCGAGCTCGACGCGATCGCGCGCGAAGCCGGCCTGTCGCGGCCGCATTTCTACCGGCTGTTCCGCACCCAGACCGGCGTCACACCACACCTCTACATGAACACGTTGATCATGGAGCAGGCGCTGGATGCACTGGTCGCGACGGAATCGCCGATCGCCGATATCGGCTTCGACCTCGGCTTCTCCTCGCAGAGCGGATTCACCCGCTTCTTCGCCGCCAATGTCGGCATGGCCCCGACCGACTATCGCCGCGCCGCCAAGGTGTTGCGGCCGTAA
- a CDS encoding ABC transporter ATP-binding protein, with protein sequence MDSVAQRLSAVGAGAALELRGVTRLFGALAALTDVTITVRPGERRAVLGSNGAGKTTLFNCITGDFPPSSGTIRFFGEDITQFPPYERIRRGLRRTYQISALFPGLTVQDNVYLACRGVSRGRFSFLRPGQNDALMHATETLVQAVHLTAVKDQRVAELAHGQQRQLEIALALAGAPRFILFDEPAAGLSPTERRELIEILTSLPAHIGYIIIEHDMDVALRVVESVTMMHNGRIFKEGPPREIETDPEVQELYLGGGHE encoded by the coding sequence ATGGATAGCGTCGCACAGCGACTGTCCGCGGTCGGCGCCGGTGCGGCCTTGGAGCTGCGCGGCGTGACGCGGCTGTTCGGCGCGCTGGCGGCGCTGACCGACGTCACTATCACCGTCCGTCCCGGCGAGCGGCGCGCGGTGCTCGGCTCCAACGGCGCCGGCAAGACCACGCTGTTCAACTGCATCACCGGCGACTTCCCGCCCTCATCCGGCACCATCCGCTTCTTCGGCGAGGACATCACCCAGTTCCCGCCTTACGAACGGATCCGCCGCGGCCTGCGCCGCACCTACCAGATCTCGGCGTTGTTCCCCGGCCTCACGGTACAGGACAACGTCTACCTCGCCTGCCGTGGCGTCTCGCGCGGCCGCTTCTCGTTCCTCCGCCCCGGCCAGAACGACGCGCTGATGCACGCGACCGAGACGCTGGTTCAAGCCGTGCATCTCACCGCCGTGAAGGACCAACGCGTTGCCGAGCTCGCCCACGGCCAGCAACGCCAGCTGGAGATTGCGCTGGCGCTCGCCGGCGCGCCACGCTTCATCCTGTTCGACGAGCCGGCGGCAGGATTGTCGCCGACCGAGCGCCGCGAGTTGATCGAGATCCTGACCTCGCTGCCGGCGCATATCGGCTACATCATCATCGAGCATGACATGGACGTCGCGCTGCGCGTGGTCGAGAGCGTGACGATGATGCACAACGGCCGCATCTTCAAGGAAGGCCCTCCGCGCGAGATCGAGACCGATCCCGAGGTGCAGGAGCTCTATCTCGGAGGCGGCCATGAATGA
- a CDS encoding branched-chain amino acid ABC transporter permease, which produces MSLLQSTQLRPDATASTARRAFIRAWPEFQNPAAWLVALILVIMPVIANGFFLIEIFATTLILGIIALSLMFLAGYGGMVSLMQLTIAGFAGYMVAVFGVSGNANISLGWPWWLATPMALALATLFGTLGGALAVRTEGIYTIMITLAIGAAFYYFTNQNWAIFNGHTGMNTIATPHFWGVDWRADIAFYYVTLSVAAICYFAVQYISRAPFGLALQGVRDNSRRMAALGFNPNAHRIAAYAFAAFIAALGGVLQVWNYRQISPGSVSVNACIDVLIIAVVGGITRPIGPFIGALIFVLLRTFAIDLLVKVGLDGNRFRLLIGLGFLAIVFWSSDGVIGLWERWRRRNTSSATRSRGGRHG; this is translated from the coding sequence ATGTCGCTGTTGCAGAGCACCCAGCTTCGCCCCGACGCCACCGCATCAACGGCGCGCCGCGCCTTCATCCGCGCCTGGCCGGAGTTCCAGAACCCGGCGGCATGGCTGGTGGCGCTGATCCTCGTGATCATGCCTGTCATCGCCAACGGCTTCTTCCTGATCGAGATCTTCGCCACCACGCTGATCCTCGGCATCATCGCGCTCAGCCTGATGTTCCTCGCCGGCTATGGCGGCATGGTCAGCCTGATGCAGCTCACCATCGCCGGTTTTGCCGGCTACATGGTCGCGGTGTTCGGCGTCAGCGGCAACGCGAATATCAGCCTGGGCTGGCCATGGTGGCTGGCGACCCCGATGGCGCTGGCGCTGGCGACGCTGTTCGGCACGCTCGGCGGCGCGCTCGCGGTGCGCACCGAGGGCATCTACACCATCATGATCACGCTGGCGATCGGCGCGGCGTTCTACTATTTCACCAACCAGAACTGGGCGATCTTCAACGGCCATACCGGCATGAACACGATCGCGACGCCGCATTTCTGGGGTGTCGACTGGCGCGCAGATATCGCCTTCTACTACGTGACGCTCAGCGTCGCCGCGATCTGCTACTTCGCGGTCCAGTACATCTCGCGCGCCCCGTTCGGCCTCGCGCTGCAAGGCGTGCGCGACAATTCGCGCCGCATGGCCGCGCTCGGCTTCAATCCCAATGCGCACCGCATCGCAGCCTATGCCTTCGCCGCCTTCATCGCCGCGCTCGGAGGGGTGCTGCAGGTCTGGAACTACCGGCAAATCTCGCCGGGCTCGGTCAGCGTCAACGCCTGCATCGACGTCCTGATCATCGCCGTGGTCGGCGGCATCACGCGGCCGATCGGCCCGTTCATCGGTGCCTTGATCTTCGTCCTGCTGCGGACATTTGCGATCGACCTGCTGGTCAAGGTGGGGCTCGACGGCAATCGCTTCCGGCTGCTGATCGGGCTCGGCTTCCTCGCCATCGTGTTCTGGTCGTCCGACGGCGTGATCGGCCTGTGGGAACGCTGGCGCCGCCGCAACACCTCCTCTGCAACGCGCTCACGCGGAGGCCGCCATGGATAG
- a CDS encoding ABC transporter substrate-binding protein: MLKRSVGLIALSLLLSGTASAQEKIKVGVTATLEGTYTVLGEDGMRGFQTALNVLGKKIGDKELEFVVASTDATPDSAVRAVRKLIEQDKVQILLSPLSGDEGIAVKNFAKTHPELTFVNAASGAQETTYVDPAPNFFRYNMDGAQWQVGLGKYAYETKGYRKIATVGEDYSFIYTQVFGLVLEFCGAGGQVTSRQWVPLGTKDFASVIAALPDDVDAIYLGLGGADAVNFLNQYQQAGGKAHLMGGSIMIDQTILSSKGSAKNALVGTLAASGQADTWDDPAWQKFVKAYQDAFPPEKRFPSPSLLATNYYDSTMALILALRQVNGDLSNNQAKLKDALAKIEIDAPNGKIKLDSNRQAIGTNFVTEVVDDGKGALFSKVVKVIPNVNQTLGYDPAVFAKIGLPSRTVPECKKY; this comes from the coding sequence ATGTTGAAACGCAGTGTGGGACTGATCGCGTTGAGCCTGTTGCTATCGGGCACGGCGTCGGCGCAGGAGAAGATCAAGGTCGGCGTCACCGCCACGCTCGAAGGCACCTACACCGTGCTCGGCGAGGACGGCATGCGCGGCTTCCAGACCGCGCTCAACGTGCTCGGCAAGAAGATCGGCGACAAGGAACTCGAATTCGTGGTCGCCTCGACCGACGCGACGCCGGACTCCGCGGTGCGTGCGGTGCGCAAGCTGATCGAGCAGGACAAGGTGCAGATCCTGCTCTCACCGCTGTCCGGCGACGAGGGCATCGCGGTGAAGAATTTCGCCAAGACGCATCCGGAGCTGACTTTCGTCAACGCCGCCTCCGGCGCGCAGGAGACGACCTATGTCGATCCGGCGCCGAACTTCTTCCGCTACAACATGGATGGCGCGCAGTGGCAGGTGGGCCTCGGTAAATACGCCTATGAGACCAAGGGCTATCGCAAGATCGCAACCGTCGGCGAGGATTATTCCTTCATCTACACCCAGGTGTTCGGCCTGGTGCTGGAATTCTGCGGCGCCGGCGGCCAGGTGACGAGCCGGCAATGGGTGCCGCTCGGCACCAAGGATTTTGCCTCGGTGATCGCAGCACTGCCCGACGATGTCGACGCGATCTATCTCGGCCTCGGCGGCGCCGACGCCGTCAACTTCCTCAACCAGTACCAGCAGGCCGGCGGCAAGGCGCATCTGATGGGGGGCTCGATCATGATCGACCAGACCATCCTGTCGTCGAAAGGCAGCGCCAAGAACGCGCTGGTCGGCACGCTCGCGGCGAGCGGCCAGGCCGACACCTGGGACGACCCGGCCTGGCAGAAATTCGTCAAGGCCTATCAGGACGCCTTCCCGCCGGAGAAGCGTTTCCCGAGCCCGTCGCTGCTCGCCACCAACTACTATGACTCGACGATGGCGCTGATCCTGGCGCTGCGCCAGGTCAATGGCGATCTCTCCAACAACCAGGCCAAGCTGAAGGACGCGCTGGCCAAGATCGAGATCGACGCGCCGAACGGCAAGATCAAGCTCGACTCCAACCGCCAGGCGATCGGCACCAATTTCGTCACCGAAGTGGTCGATGACGGCAAGGGCGCGCTGTTCTCCAAGGTCGTCAAGGTGATCCCGAACGTCAACCAGACGCTGGGCTACGATCCGGCGGTATTCGCCAAGATCGGGCTGCCGAGCCGCACGGTTCCGGAGTGCAAGAAGTACTGA